In the Alkaliphilus flagellatus genome, one interval contains:
- a CDS encoding cation:proton antiporter domain-containing protein produces the protein MAVDLAIIILLGLFVNAVLEKINLPGLLGMLVVGVVIGPYGLNILSTDILSISADLRRIALIIILLRAGLGINKKSLSGIGKTAIKLSCIPGLIEGFFIAFASIRFLSFSFIQGGILGFIIAAVSPAVVVPQMLNLMENRIGTNKNIPTLILAGASIDDVFAITIFSTFLGLYSGKQVNIGIKILEISLAIILGIAIGVMTGLILIKLFKKYPIRDTKKVLIILGLGILISALEDLLKNRVQLAGLLGVMTIGFIILEKSPDIGKRLAVKLNKVWVFAEILLFVLVGSEVNIGVAAGGGKVGIILILLGLLGRSIGVLISLIGSALNFKERVFCVISYVPKATVQAAIGSIPLSLGVASGDLILAISVLSIIITAPIGAIGISKFAKTLLVVE, from the coding sequence ATGGCAGTAGATTTGGCCATAATTATTTTGCTTGGACTATTTGTAAATGCAGTTTTGGAAAAAATTAATTTACCAGGACTATTAGGAATGCTTGTTGTTGGAGTAGTTATAGGTCCATATGGGCTAAATATACTTAGTACTGATATACTCAGCATTTCTGCAGACCTTAGAAGAATTGCCTTAATTATTATTTTATTAAGGGCTGGACTAGGAATAAATAAAAAATCTTTGAGCGGAATAGGAAAAACAGCTATAAAATTAAGCTGTATTCCAGGTTTAATAGAAGGATTTTTTATTGCATTTGCTTCCATTAGGTTTTTAAGTTTTTCTTTTATTCAAGGTGGAATACTTGGTTTTATAATTGCCGCAGTTTCTCCAGCAGTGGTAGTACCTCAAATGTTAAATCTTATGGAGAATAGAATAGGGACTAACAAAAATATACCAACTTTAATATTGGCAGGTGCTTCAATAGATGATGTTTTTGCTATTACAATATTTAGTACATTTTTAGGCTTATATAGTGGAAAACAGGTTAATATAGGTATTAAAATCCTTGAAATTTCATTAGCTATTATTTTAGGTATTGCTATTGGTGTTATGACAGGTTTAATATTAATTAAACTTTTTAAAAAATATCCTATTCGTGATACAAAAAAGGTATTAATTATTCTCGGATTAGGAATTCTTATTTCTGCACTGGAAGATCTTTTAAAGAATAGAGTTCAACTGGCAGGATTATTAGGTGTTATGACCATAGGATTTATAATATTAGAGAAGAGCCCTGACATAGGTAAAAGATTAGCTGTAAAGCTTAATAAAGTATGGGTATTTGCAGAGATACTTCTTTTTGTATTAGTGGGTTCGGAGGTAAATATCGGTGTAGCTGCTGGCGGTGGAAAAGTAGGTATTATATTAATACTACTAGGACTTTTAGGTAGAAGTATAGGCGTATTAATCTCCTTAATAGGAAGTGCTTTAAATTTTAAAGAAAGAGTATTTTGTGTTATCTCATACGTACCTAAGGCCACAGTCCAAGCTGCAATAGGCTCCATACCACTATCTTTAGGTGTTGCTTCTGGAGATCTTATTCTAGCTATTTCAGTCTTATCCATAATTATAACTGCACCAATTGGAGCTATAGGTATTAGTAAATTTGCTAAGACATTATTAGTAGTTGAATAG
- the ygiD gene encoding 4,5-DOPA-extradiol-dioxygenase, with translation MSNKLPIGFIGHGSPMNIISDNPYTRSIYNIGNNLPKPKAILVITAHWMSDGVTAITTASNPHLIYDFYGFPEELYKIKYDCPGYPEIEDMLKELDIVPSRDYGLDHGVWAIMKFMYPKADIPVVALSLDMAQPAEYHYNLGKSMRFLREKGVLVLGSGNLVHNLFKADLRGDSEPYNWAIDFEREVMQSLERKDFEELIKYGDMKTLSIPTKDHYLPLLYILGMADEDDEFEIIYSGIQNKSISQLSFLYK, from the coding sequence ATGTCAAATAAACTTCCAATTGGATTTATCGGTCATGGATCACCTATGAATATAATCTCTGACAATCCCTACACTCGAAGTATTTATAATATTGGGAATAATCTCCCCAAACCAAAGGCAATTTTAGTAATTACTGCCCATTGGATGTCAGATGGAGTTACTGCTATTACTACTGCAAGCAACCCCCATTTAATTTATGATTTTTATGGGTTTCCTGAAGAATTATATAAGATTAAATACGATTGTCCCGGATATCCTGAAATTGAGGACATGTTAAAAGAATTGGACATAGTTCCATCTAGGGATTATGGGCTGGACCATGGTGTATGGGCTATAATGAAGTTTATGTATCCAAAGGCAGATATTCCTGTAGTTGCTCTTAGTTTGGATATGGCTCAACCAGCTGAGTATCATTATAACCTAGGAAAATCTATGAGATTTTTACGCGAAAAAGGTGTACTAGTCTTAGGAAGTGGCAATCTTGTACATAACTTATTTAAAGCAGATTTACGTGGGGATTCTGAACCTTATAATTGGGCTATAGATTTTGAAAGAGAAGTAATGCAATCTTTAGAAAGAAAAGATTTCGAAGAGCTTATCAAGTATGGAGATATGAAAACTTTGTCTATACCAACCAAAGACCACTATCTACCTCTTCTTTATATATTAGGTATGGCAGATGAAGATGATGAATTTGAAATAATATATTCGGGAATACAAAATAAATCCATATCTCAGCTAAGTTTCTTATATAAATAA
- a CDS encoding EFR1 family ferrodoxin (N-terminal region resembles flavodoxins. C-terminal ferrodoxin region binds two 4Fe-4S clusters.) → MIFYFTGTGNSLQVAKDISKYHGEKLFSISAAMHKGEESYEYILKDDEKIGFVFPVYAWGAPKMVLDFIAKLKLSNFKDNYVFAVATCGENIGSTMKAFEDKLKKRNIILNSGFSVVMPSNYMIMGMDVDSIEESKKKLLKADKILKEINKVIEEKQKGIFQLEKGHLPNILTSVINPLFTKFSISTEKFYAKDNCISCGICEKVCNTKTIRIDRKPTWGDKCTQCLACINICPVRAIEYGKATVKKGRYKNPNITVDELVVE, encoded by the coding sequence ATGATATTTTACTTTACAGGTACAGGAAATTCTCTACAAGTAGCTAAAGATATATCTAAGTATCATGGAGAAAAGCTTTTTTCTATATCTGCTGCAATGCATAAGGGAGAAGAGAGCTATGAATACATCCTAAAGGATGATGAAAAAATAGGCTTTGTTTTTCCTGTATATGCTTGGGGTGCTCCTAAGATGGTATTAGATTTTATTGCAAAACTAAAACTAAGTAACTTTAAAGATAATTATGTTTTTGCAGTAGCCACATGTGGAGAAAATATAGGAAGTACTATGAAAGCCTTTGAAGATAAGCTAAAGAAAAGAAATATAATTTTAAATAGTGGATTTTCTGTAGTAATGCCAAGTAATTATATGATTATGGGTATGGATGTAGATTCCATAGAGGAGTCTAAGAAAAAGTTATTAAAAGCAGATAAAATTTTAAAAGAAATAAACAAAGTGATAGAAGAAAAGCAAAAAGGTATTTTTCAATTGGAAAAAGGACATTTGCCGAATATATTAACATCTGTTATAAATCCGTTATTTACGAAATTCTCAATTAGTACAGAGAAGTTTTATGCAAAGGACAATTGTATCTCCTGTGGTATTTGTGAAAAGGTTTGTAATACTAAAACTATAAGGATAGATAGAAAGCCTACTTGGGGAGATAAGTGTACTCAGTGCCTGGCCTGTATAAATATTTGTCCGGTTAGAGCTATAGAATATGGTAAAGCTACAGTAAAAAAAGGAAGATACAAAAACCCAAATATAACTGTGGATGAGTTAGTAGTGGAATAA
- a CDS encoding YkgJ family cysteine cluster protein codes for MECRTGCGACCIAPSISSPIPGMNGGKPAGIRCIQLTTDNKCMLFGKKERPAVCINLRASDEMCGKASEEAYSYLEYLEKATAIINI; via the coding sequence ATGGAATGTAGAACTGGCTGTGGAGCCTGTTGTATTGCGCCTTCAATATCATCACCAATACCAGGTATGAATGGTGGTAAACCTGCAGGCATTAGATGTATTCAACTAACAACGGATAATAAATGTATGTTATTCGGAAAAAAGGAAAGACCAGCTGTATGTATTAATCTAAGGGCATCGGATGAAATGTGTGGCAAAGCTTCAGAAGAAGCTTACTCATATTTAGAATATCTTGAGAAGGCTACAGCTATTATTAATATATAA
- a CDS encoding phosphatase, whose product MKALIDIHCHTIVSGHAYSTMEEMISRAKEKGLRVLGIADHAPSMPGSTHVFYFSNLSVVPRKIDELILLKGVEANIMDYEGNIDMPVEILEKLDYAIASLHPPCINPGTIEENTNAIINTMKNPYVKIIAHPDDSRYPIDHEAIVKASKKYNVALEVNNSSLKPDSFRTGAYENVKSILNLCKKYETKVIFGSDAHISYDIGEFTNCIDIMEEIDFPKELIINYSTEAINNLLGENIL is encoded by the coding sequence ATGAAAGCACTAATAGATATACACTGTCATACTATTGTTAGTGGACATGCTTACAGTACAATGGAGGAAATGATATCAAGAGCTAAGGAGAAAGGCCTTAGGGTTTTAGGTATTGCAGATCATGCACCTTCTATGCCTGGCAGTACTCACGTATTTTACTTTTCTAATTTATCCGTAGTGCCTAGAAAAATAGATGAATTAATTTTACTAAAAGGTGTAGAAGCTAATATTATGGACTATGAAGGAAATATCGACATGCCTGTAGAGATTTTAGAAAAATTAGACTACGCTATAGCTAGTTTACATCCACCTTGCATTAATCCAGGTACAATTGAAGAAAACACTAATGCTATTATAAATACCATGAAAAATCCTTATGTAAAAATTATAGCTCATCCTGATGATTCTAGATATCCTATAGATCATGAGGCTATAGTAAAGGCTTCTAAAAAATATAATGTGGCCCTTGAAGTTAATAATTCTTCTTTAAAGCCTGATAGCTTTAGAACAGGAGCCTATGAAAACGTAAAATCTATTTTAAACCTATGCAAAAAATATGAAACTAAAGTTATATTTGGTAGTGATGCTCATATTTCCTATGATATTGGAGAATTTACTAATTGTATAGATATTATGGAAGAAATAGATTTTCCTAAAGAACTTATAATAAACTATAGCACAGAAGCTATAAACAATTTATTAGGTGAAAATATACTCTAA
- a CDS encoding pyridoxal-phosphate dependent enzyme, with amino-acid sequence MNKPGRTPLMRAKNLEKYLGVEKIYLKLEGTNPFGHKFDRISEVIVKDALSHKSKGLLVDGSDDYINSIIHFCYKNDLSVKIPLFKTERWKENLFDNKFIIDFRRKKIDNKYQFVDKYCRENNFYNASNQYANRHLSMISLQKIGEEIAEKLGDNISTVFTQLSYGYTVSSLYNGFVNKWVEGDINKYPKIFSCTIPKGNAIFDDYKRNMKIGDLEEYDIKVNKYTRNLFTGEGVLLGDTLKAIHDTDGKIISIDEKILKESVQVLRKQENIILSTEEGYSFAGFYKLAKEGKIKDGKHVIVLNDGKSDLELYRVTNFDRYSKETIVQWIKEWLQNYSDPIQETEDAVESAVKSGFIIIALRNNVPQAVCVVVNLNFKDFIPTYHLGYIATKEGNKGRGIATELINQIIELTDGKLSLHVDLDNKRARKLYEKLGFKTAYYRMIYSAE; translated from the coding sequence TTGAATAAGCCAGGAAGGACTCCCTTAATGAGAGCTAAAAATCTAGAAAAGTATCTAGGTGTAGAAAAAATATATTTAAAACTTGAAGGAACAAATCCTTTTGGACATAAGTTTGATAGAATTTCTGAGGTAATAGTTAAAGATGCGCTAAGTCATAAAAGTAAAGGTCTTTTAGTGGATGGTTCTGACGATTATATTAATTCAATTATCCATTTTTGTTATAAGAATGATCTAAGTGTAAAAATTCCTTTATTCAAAACCGAGAGATGGAAGGAAAATTTATTTGATAATAAGTTTATTATAGACTTTAGAAGAAAAAAAATAGATAATAAATATCAGTTTGTAGATAAATATTGTAGAGAAAATAATTTCTATAATGCGTCTAATCAGTATGCAAATAGACATCTTAGTATGATCTCTCTGCAGAAAATAGGCGAAGAGATCGCTGAAAAATTAGGAGATAATATAAGTACCGTATTTACTCAGCTGAGTTATGGATATACAGTATCAAGCCTCTATAACGGGTTTGTCAATAAGTGGGTTGAAGGGGATATAAATAAATATCCTAAAATATTTTCATGTACCATACCAAAGGGGAATGCTATATTTGATGATTATAAGAGAAATATGAAGATAGGTGATCTTGAAGAGTATGACATAAAGGTTAATAAATATACAAGAAATCTATTTACGGGAGAAGGGGTACTTCTTGGAGATACTTTGAAAGCTATACATGATACAGATGGTAAAATAATATCTATAGATGAAAAAATTTTAAAAGAAAGTGTTCAAGTTCTAAGAAAACAAGAAAATATAATACTATCTACGGAAGAAGGTTATTCATTTGCTGGATTTTACAAGCTTGCTAAAGAAGGAAAGATAAAAGATGGAAAGCATGTAATAGTTCTGAATGACGGTAAAAGTGACCTAGAGCTTTATCGAGTTACTAACTTTGACAGATATTCTAAAGAAACAATTGTACAGTGGATAAAAGAGTGGCTACAAAATTATTCGGACCCTATACAAGAAACTGAAGATGCAGTTGAATCTGCAGTAAAATCTGGATTTATAATTATAGCCCTTAGAAATAACGTACCTCAAGCTGTATGTGTAGTTGTAAACCTCAATTTTAAAGACTTTATTCCTACATATCATCTAGGTTATATAGCTACAAAGGAAGGAAATAAAGGCCGAGGTATAGCTACAGAGCTTATTAATCAAATAATAGAACTAACAGATGGTAAGTTATCTCTTCATGTAGACCTGGATAATAAAAGGGCTAGAAAGCTATATGAAAAGTTAGGGTTTAAAACAGCATATTATAGAATGATATATTCTGCTGAATAA
- a CDS encoding DUF4392 domain-containing protein codes for MNYFKRLEEIISENLNSRGMDKAYLAGEIENAAKELIKSDTIIIVTGFVIKDTLTGETDGPLGAISVASALEKLGKSVVIITDIYSKSMLEAALKLVGLKAPLEIFIKGEEDILSQSILSTYKPDCLLAVERPGEASNGNIYSMRGECLSDIIPSMDCLFREAGRLGLTTIGIGDGGNEIGMGKIKQYVIENIPNGDIIAASFVTDYLIVAGVSNWGGHALASALSMFSQEDLLYNVETEIQALEAIVNAGAVDGLTKERTLTVDGISLENNIRIFEMIKSTIEESLALDKGAS; via the coding sequence ATGAATTATTTTAAGAGATTAGAAGAGATTATTAGTGAAAACCTAAATAGTAGGGGTATGGATAAAGCCTATCTAGCTGGTGAAATTGAAAATGCAGCAAAGGAACTTATAAAATCAGATACTATTATAATTGTTACTGGATTCGTAATTAAAGATACATTGACTGGAGAAACCGATGGGCCATTAGGTGCTATTTCGGTTGCTAGCGCATTAGAGAAACTAGGGAAAAGTGTAGTTATTATTACAGATATATATTCTAAATCAATGCTAGAAGCTGCTTTAAAGTTGGTAGGTTTAAAAGCACCACTAGAAATATTTATTAAAGGTGAGGAGGATATTCTTTCTCAAAGTATACTGAGTACATATAAGCCAGATTGTTTACTAGCAGTAGAAAGACCAGGTGAAGCTTCCAATGGTAATATTTATTCTATGAGAGGAGAATGCCTTAGTGATATTATTCCAAGTATGGACTGTTTGTTTAGGGAAGCAGGGCGCTTAGGATTAACTACAATTGGTATTGGTGATGGTGGAAATGAAATTGGAATGGGAAAAATAAAACAGTATGTAATAGAAAATATTCCAAATGGGGATATAATAGCGGCATCCTTTGTTACAGATTATCTTATAGTAGCGGGTGTATCTAACTGGGGCGGACACGCTCTAGCTTCTGCCCTTTCCATGTTTTCGCAAGAGGACTTACTTTATAATGTTGAAACAGAAATACAGGCTTTAGAAGCTATAGTAAATGCTGGAGCTGTAGATGGTTTGACTAAGGAAAGAACCTTAACAGTTGATGGTATAAGCTTAGAAAATAATATTAGAATTTTTGAGATGATAAAATCCACAATAGAAGAAAGTCTAGCACTAGATAAAGGTGCATCTTGA
- a CDS encoding CAP-associated domain-containing protein codes for MRSKSKSLILILLILLTLISSSIFISAQSEVTIKLNNTKISFPDVKPYMDAKAGRVFVPVSFVAERLGAEVKWDQANKAVDIIKDNTNMRFKIGEKRFTLNGINKSMDTVAFLKDERTFVPLRFISESLGIDIEWDQKTYTVSLKERNINKEFVVQGISVGLTEEDLISKLGQPDRKDLSKYGFEWYIYNRDYSKYIQVGVKDKKVVGIYTNVDNWKSTKGIKIGMERAEVERLLGKSLNSVRKGNTVYSIYNVDEKGLYLIDGSYVSIFYDIHENNTVTSLQIIDEDIELGLDGYYGIYSEKLRNSFERQIFDLANVIRVRNGLEPFTWSDDAMISSRKHSQDMADSDYFEHINLKGESPFDRMKKEGITYISAAENIAAGTSDAIETHEGWMNSSEHRNSILGEYKTIGVGGAYNSSSTYKYYYTQNFFTGI; via the coding sequence ATGAGAAGCAAGAGTAAAAGTCTTATTCTTATACTATTAATTTTGTTAACATTGATTTCAAGCTCAATATTTATTTCTGCACAAAGCGAAGTTACTATTAAACTAAATAATACTAAAATTAGTTTCCCTGATGTTAAACCATATATGGATGCTAAAGCTGGTAGGGTATTCGTTCCAGTTAGCTTTGTAGCAGAGCGTTTAGGAGCAGAAGTTAAGTGGGATCAAGCTAATAAGGCAGTAGATATTATTAAAGATAATACTAATATGAGATTTAAAATCGGAGAAAAAAGATTTACACTGAATGGTATAAATAAATCAATGGATACTGTTGCTTTCTTAAAGGATGAAAGGACTTTTGTTCCTTTAAGATTTATTAGTGAAAGCTTAGGCATAGATATTGAATGGGACCAAAAGACATACACAGTATCATTGAAGGAGAGAAATATCAATAAAGAATTTGTTGTTCAAGGTATTTCGGTAGGTTTAACCGAAGAAGATCTAATTTCTAAGCTAGGGCAACCTGATAGGAAGGATTTAAGTAAATACGGATTTGAATGGTATATTTATAATAGGGATTATAGTAAATATATTCAGGTGGGAGTAAAAGATAAAAAGGTAGTAGGTATATATACAAATGTAGATAATTGGAAGTCAACAAAGGGAATAAAGATAGGCATGGAAAGAGCAGAGGTAGAGAGGCTACTAGGAAAATCTTTAAACAGTGTTAGAAAAGGTAATACTGTTTACTCTATATATAATGTAGATGAAAAAGGACTTTATCTTATTGATGGAAGCTATGTATCTATTTTCTATGATATTCATGAAAATAATACTGTAACATCTCTGCAGATTATAGATGAAGATATAGAGCTTGGGTTAGATGGATATTATGGGATATACAGTGAAAAGCTAAGGAATAGCTTTGAAAGACAGATATTTGATCTTGCAAATGTTATTAGGGTAAGGAATGGTTTAGAACCATTTACATGGAGTGACGATGCAATGATTAGTTCAAGAAAACATAGTCAAGATATGGCTGATAGTGATTATTTTGAACATATTAATTTAAAAGGGGAAAGTCCTTTTGACAGAATGAAAAAGGAAGGTATAACCTATATATCAGCGGCTGAAAATATAGCTGCTGGAACTTCAGATGCTATTGAAACACATGAAGGCTGGATGAACTCAAGTGAACATAGAAATAGTATTTTAGGTGAATATAAAACCATTGGAGTAGGTGGAGCCTACAACTCAAGTAGCACATATAAATACTATTACACACAAAACTTTTTTACAGGGATATAA